In a single window of the Natronosalvus caseinilyticus genome:
- a CDS encoding helix-turn-helix transcriptional regulator, producing the protein MDAREHRALLGVLVVLGCLCAGFPSIAVADGGGLEAEAGARLGLDGSTDAGMAAGSVSDATVLTEPSVESLERTALQEESNETDDANDTGDANESDDTGGNAANETDGGTANETGNESAITGATPPGYDELTIEVTVHENGSATWTLEYRYRLDGDENATDRWESVRSTIEAENETYLENVETNWSERVDAAAAETGRDMTASGYRVSLEETSTPQETGYVRVQFLWEEFASVELNHRIRIGDAFGHLELDDRTQLIVTWPADFRAQTIEPFPNDRREQAAIWNGDETDFLEDEPFVELMVQTSESSPPEPDDESPLSQSWLAALGLLVLAIVAAVGWFALRNGDSTDFPIGSWREQPEPEPPEPETSTQRQPSTPPDALLSNEERVVRLLEQHGGRMKQQEVVSTLEWTEAKTSQVVSGLREDGTIEAFRIGRENVLTLADETESVNGVTANGADTGSET; encoded by the coding sequence ATGGATGCGAGGGAGCACCGGGCGCTCCTCGGAGTGCTCGTCGTGCTCGGGTGTCTGTGCGCGGGATTTCCATCGATCGCTGTCGCCGACGGCGGCGGCCTCGAGGCCGAAGCGGGTGCACGTCTCGGCCTGGACGGTTCGACTGACGCCGGGATGGCAGCTGGATCGGTGAGCGATGCGACCGTTCTCACGGAACCGTCGGTGGAGTCGCTCGAGCGTACTGCGCTCCAGGAAGAATCCAACGAGACTGACGACGCGAACGACACCGGAGACGCCAACGAGAGCGACGATACGGGTGGAAACGCGGCCAACGAGACCGACGGTGGCACCGCCAATGAGACGGGTAACGAGAGCGCGATTACGGGAGCGACGCCGCCCGGCTACGACGAACTCACGATCGAGGTGACGGTCCACGAGAACGGATCGGCCACCTGGACCCTCGAGTACCGGTACCGACTCGACGGCGATGAAAACGCCACCGACCGCTGGGAGTCGGTCCGGTCGACGATCGAGGCGGAAAACGAGACGTACCTCGAGAACGTCGAGACCAACTGGTCAGAGCGGGTCGACGCCGCGGCCGCGGAGACGGGCCGGGACATGACCGCCAGCGGCTATCGCGTCTCACTCGAGGAGACGTCGACGCCCCAGGAAACCGGCTACGTCCGCGTCCAGTTCCTGTGGGAGGAGTTCGCGAGCGTCGAACTCAACCACCGAATCCGGATCGGCGACGCCTTCGGGCACCTCGAACTCGACGACCGCACGCAGTTGATCGTCACCTGGCCGGCGGACTTCCGCGCCCAGACGATCGAACCGTTCCCCAACGACCGGCGCGAGCAGGCGGCGATCTGGAACGGGGACGAGACGGACTTCCTCGAGGACGAGCCGTTCGTCGAACTCATGGTACAGACGTCGGAATCGTCGCCCCCCGAACCGGACGACGAGTCGCCCCTCTCACAATCGTGGCTGGCGGCCCTCGGACTCCTTGTCCTCGCGATCGTGGCTGCGGTGGGCTGGTTCGCCCTGCGAAACGGTGATTCCACTGACTTCCCGATCGGATCCTGGCGGGAGCAACCCGAGCCGGAACCGCCCGAGCCCGAAACGTCGACGCAACGCCAGCCGTCGACGCCGCCGGACGCGTTACTGAGCAACGAAGAACGCGTCGTCCGCCTGCTCGAGCAACACGGCGGCCGGATGAAACAACAGGAGGTGGTCTCGACACTCGAGTGGACCGAGGCGAAGACCAGTCAGGTCGTCAGCGGCCTCCGGGAAGATGGCACGATCGAGGCGTTCCGAATCGGTCGGGAGAACGTGTTGACGCTCGCCGACGAAACCGAGTCCGTCAACGGCGTCACCGCGAACGGAGCGGACACGGGAAGCGAAACGTAA
- a CDS encoding argininosuccinate synthase → MTRVALAFSGGLDTTICVPLLEEEYGYDDVIGVTVDVGQPASEFAEAKETAEALGLEHYVVDARAEFAQLCLDGVRANATYQGYPLGTALARPVIASKILEVAEEHGCTGIAHGCTGKGNDQLRFEAVWRDSDLEVIAPIRELGLTRTWEQEYAAEKGLPVEGGNEGDWSIDTNLWSRSVEGDELEDPGYVPPEDIYEWTQEPTGETELIEIAFEEGYPVAVDGEEMDPVTLIEHLNEVAGAHGVGRTDVMEDRMLGLKVRENYEHPAATTLLNAHESLEGLVLTQEERQFKQHVDQQWAQKGYEGLVDAPLVSALEGFIAETQKRVTGTVTIKFEGGQARPVARDSEYAAYSAAHASFDTETVGKIDQEDATGVAKYHGFQRRLANKSLEGEGESLEMATDGGADTDTDTETTDE, encoded by the coding sequence ATGACACGCGTTGCACTCGCGTTCTCGGGCGGACTGGACACGACCATCTGCGTCCCGCTGCTCGAGGAAGAATACGGATACGACGACGTTATCGGCGTCACGGTCGACGTCGGTCAGCCCGCTTCGGAGTTCGCCGAAGCCAAAGAAACCGCCGAGGCCCTCGGCCTCGAGCACTACGTCGTCGACGCGCGAGCGGAATTCGCCCAGCTCTGTCTCGATGGCGTTCGCGCGAACGCGACCTACCAGGGCTACCCGCTCGGAACCGCGCTCGCTCGCCCCGTGATCGCCTCGAAAATTCTCGAGGTTGCCGAGGAACACGGCTGTACGGGCATCGCACACGGCTGTACCGGCAAGGGGAACGACCAGCTCCGGTTCGAGGCCGTCTGGCGCGACTCGGACCTCGAGGTCATCGCTCCCATCCGCGAACTGGGACTCACGCGCACGTGGGAACAGGAGTACGCCGCGGAGAAGGGCCTGCCCGTCGAGGGCGGCAACGAGGGCGACTGGTCGATCGACACCAACCTCTGGAGTCGCTCGGTCGAGGGCGACGAGCTCGAGGACCCCGGCTACGTCCCACCGGAGGACATCTACGAGTGGACCCAGGAACCCACCGGCGAAACTGAACTGATCGAGATCGCGTTCGAGGAGGGCTATCCCGTCGCCGTCGACGGCGAGGAGATGGACCCCGTCACCCTCATCGAGCACCTCAACGAGGTCGCCGGCGCCCACGGCGTCGGTCGCACGGACGTGATGGAAGACCGCATGCTCGGGCTCAAGGTCAGGGAAAACTACGAGCACCCCGCGGCGACGACGTTGCTGAACGCCCACGAGTCGCTCGAGGGCCTCGTCCTGACCCAGGAGGAGCGTCAGTTCAAACAGCACGTCGACCAGCAATGGGCCCAGAAGGGCTACGAGGGACTGGTCGACGCCCCGCTCGTAAGCGCGCTCGAGGGCTTCATCGCCGAGACCCAGAAGCGCGTCACGGGCACGGTGACGATCAAGTTCGAGGGCGGACAGGCCCGCCCCGTCGCCCGCGACAGCGAGTACGCGGCGTACTCGGCGGCCCACGCCTCCTTCGACACCGAGACCGTCGGCAAGATCGATCAGGAGGACGCCACGGGTGTCGCGAAGTACCACGGCTTCCAGCGCCGCCTGGCGAACAAGTCGCTCGAAGGCGAGGGTGAGAGCCTCGAGATGGCGACCGACGGCGGCGCCGACACCGACACCGACACTGAGACGACCGACGAGTGA
- the argH gene encoding argininosuccinate lyase, which produces MTREDSLQGDADAPRSSSTDESDAGSVVRRDRFSGGPARGFLSSLTADERIFEADLAVDRAHVVMLAECGIVEDDTAGEILRALDAIEVDGHANLPDGEDVHEAIETAVIDEVGVDGGKMHTARSRNDEVAACIRYRLREDVLEALEATLELREALSAVASEHVETTMPGYTHLQPAQPTTVAHWALSYEGAIRRDTERLLEAYARINVSPLGGAAFAGTTFDIDRERTAELLGFDGVVENSMDASSSRDFLLETVQALSTLSTTLSGLAEDVILFANRGFVDLSDDYSSTSSIMPQKKNPDTLELVRAVAGDAAAGVQGLTTMLKGLPRAYNRDLQRATPHAWSTVDAVLEATRVAAGAVATAEWNEDALAAEAGAGFSTATGVADLLAANGLPFRTAHEIVAVAAENGADYAAIEDAAEDVLGEPLESYADSGAVEAALDPATSVASRDSTGGPALGAAESQIDAATAVLEADRETVEGLEADLEAARDALRSEVMTYV; this is translated from the coding sequence ATGACCAGAGAGGATTCCCTGCAGGGCGACGCCGACGCACCCCGCTCGAGTTCGACCGACGAGAGCGACGCGGGCAGCGTCGTCCGCCGTGACCGCTTCAGCGGCGGCCCCGCGCGCGGGTTCCTCTCGTCGCTGACGGCCGACGAGCGCATCTTCGAGGCGGACCTCGCGGTCGACCGCGCCCACGTCGTAATGCTCGCCGAGTGCGGGATCGTCGAGGACGACACCGCGGGCGAGATCCTGCGCGCGCTCGACGCCATCGAGGTAGACGGGCACGCGAACCTCCCCGACGGCGAGGACGTCCACGAGGCCATCGAGACGGCCGTCATCGACGAGGTCGGAGTCGACGGCGGGAAGATGCACACCGCCCGCAGCCGCAACGACGAGGTCGCGGCGTGCATCCGGTACCGCCTCCGCGAGGACGTCCTCGAGGCACTCGAGGCGACGCTCGAGCTGCGCGAGGCCCTCTCGGCGGTCGCGAGCGAGCACGTCGAGACGACGATGCCCGGCTACACCCACCTCCAGCCCGCCCAGCCGACGACCGTCGCCCACTGGGCGCTGTCTTACGAGGGGGCGATTCGTCGCGACACTGAGCGCCTGCTCGAGGCCTACGCGCGGATCAACGTCTCGCCGCTGGGCGGGGCCGCGTTCGCGGGGACAACCTTCGATATCGATCGCGAACGGACGGCCGAGTTGCTCGGGTTCGACGGGGTCGTGGAAAACTCGATGGACGCGTCATCGAGCCGGGACTTCCTGCTCGAGACCGTCCAGGCGCTGTCGACGCTGTCGACGACGCTGTCGGGGCTGGCCGAGGACGTGATCCTCTTCGCCAACCGCGGCTTCGTCGACCTCTCGGACGACTACTCCTCGACGTCGTCGATCATGCCCCAGAAGAAGAACCCCGACACGCTCGAACTCGTCCGCGCGGTCGCGGGCGATGCAGCCGCCGGGGTGCAGGGCCTGACGACGATGCTCAAGGGACTGCCCCGTGCGTACAACCGCGACCTCCAGCGGGCGACCCCGCACGCGTGGTCGACGGTCGACGCCGTGCTCGAGGCGACCCGAGTCGCTGCGGGCGCAGTCGCCACCGCCGAGTGGAACGAGGACGCCCTCGCCGCGGAGGCGGGGGCTGGCTTCTCGACGGCGACCGGCGTCGCGGACCTGCTCGCGGCGAACGGGTTGCCGTTCCGGACGGCCCACGAAATCGTGGCCGTCGCCGCCGAGAACGGGGCCGACTACGCGGCCATCGAGGACGCCGCCGAGGACGTGCTGGGCGAACCGCTCGAATCCTACGCCGATTCCGGCGCGGTCGAGGCGGCGCTCGACCCTGCGACGAGCGTGGCCAGTCGCGACTCGACGGGCGGGCCAGCACTCGGAGCCGCCGAGAGCCAGATAGACGCGGCGACGGCGGTGCTCGAGGCCGACCGGGAGACCGTCGAAGGTCTCGAGGCGGACCTCGAGGCGGCCCGCGACGCGCTCCGCTCCGAGGTGATGACGTATGTGTGA
- the lysW gene encoding lysine biosynthesis protein LysW — MTECVECGADLTLHDDLEVGEIVDCTTCGAELEVIDTEPPVLERAPELEEDWGE; from the coding sequence ATGACAGAATGCGTCGAGTGCGGGGCGGACCTGACCCTGCACGACGATCTGGAAGTCGGAGAAATCGTCGACTGTACCACCTGCGGTGCCGAACTCGAAGTTATCGACACCGAGCCGCCAGTCCTCGAGCGAGCCCCCGAGCTCGAAGAGGACTGGGGTGAGTGA
- the lysX gene encoding lysine biosynthesis protein LysX: MTLKIGILYSRIRKDEKLLLSELRERGHKVEKIDVRKETFDVAEASETFADLDLVVDRCLATSRSLYATRFCEAYGVPVVNSNETAEICADKVKNSLALEAADVPTPATKVAFTKESALEAIESFGYPCVLKPVVGSWGRLMAKIDSKSAAEAILEHKATLGHYEHKVFYVQEFVEKPGRDVRVLAVDGEPVAAMARSSDHWLTNAAKGATTEPFELDDEALELVAKASDAVGGGLLGIDLMEAGDSYTVHEVNHTVEFKALNDAVDVDVPGVVVDWLEAKAEAEATTGEDGANDAELEVTL, translated from the coding sequence GTGACCTTGAAGATTGGAATACTCTACTCCCGGATCCGCAAGGACGAGAAGCTCCTCCTGAGCGAGCTTCGCGAGCGCGGCCACAAGGTCGAAAAGATCGACGTCCGCAAGGAGACATTCGACGTCGCCGAGGCCAGCGAGACGTTCGCCGACCTCGACCTCGTCGTCGACCGCTGTCTCGCTACCAGTCGTAGCCTGTACGCTACGCGGTTCTGCGAGGCCTACGGCGTTCCCGTGGTCAACAGCAACGAGACGGCCGAAATCTGCGCCGACAAGGTGAAGAACAGTCTCGCGCTCGAGGCCGCGGACGTCCCCACGCCCGCGACGAAGGTGGCGTTCACCAAGGAGAGCGCCCTCGAGGCTATCGAGAGCTTCGGCTACCCCTGCGTCCTCAAGCCCGTCGTGGGTTCGTGGGGGCGCCTGATGGCCAAGATCGATTCGAAGAGCGCCGCGGAGGCGATCCTCGAGCACAAGGCGACCCTGGGCCACTACGAGCACAAGGTCTTCTACGTCCAGGAGTTCGTCGAGAAGCCCGGTCGAGACGTGCGCGTGCTGGCCGTCGACGGCGAACCCGTGGCGGCGATGGCTCGCTCGTCGGACCACTGGCTCACCAACGCGGCCAAGGGCGCCACGACCGAGCCCTTCGAACTGGACGACGAGGCGCTCGAACTGGTCGCAAAGGCGAGCGACGCCGTTGGCGGGGGTCTGTTGGGTATCGACCTCATGGAAGCCGGTGATTCGTACACCGTCCACGAGGTCAACCACACCGTCGAGTTCAAGGCGCTCAACGATGCCGTCGACGTTGACGTTCCCGGTGTCGTCGTCGACTGGCTCGAGGCGAAAGCCGAGGCCGAGGCTACGACCGGCGAGGACGGGGCGAACGACGCCGAACTCGAGGTGACGCTGTGA
- the argC gene encoding N-acetyl-gamma-glutamyl-phosphate reductase → MATGAQAADDATATDAETVTTSVVGGTGFTGGELLRLLAGHPTFEIQQATSRSAAGKSVGSKHPPLRGSDLRFSDPEDLESVDVLFAATPHGVSMGQIDEFFDVADTVVDLSADFRLESEDQYDEWYDGHSSPEYLERAEYALPEINRENLAGADLIAGGGCNATATILGLYPLFEHGILEGGEQIVVDVKVGSSEGGAGGGEASSHPERSGVVRPYAPTGHRHEAEIEQFLGTSVAFTCHAVDMVRGASATSHVFPSGPVSKGDLWNAYRETYEDEPFVRMAAGGSGVYRYPEPKAVAGTNIAEVGFELDPSNKRIVVFSAIDNMMKGSAGQAVHAANIALGFEETAGLEFTGLHPVGAP, encoded by the coding sequence ATGGCGACGGGCGCACAGGCCGCGGACGATGCGACCGCGACCGACGCCGAGACCGTCACCACTTCCGTCGTCGGCGGCACCGGCTTCACCGGTGGGGAACTCCTCCGCCTGCTCGCCGGCCACCCCACCTTCGAGATTCAGCAGGCCACGAGTCGCTCTGCGGCGGGAAAGAGTGTCGGCTCGAAGCACCCGCCCCTGCGCGGGAGCGACCTGCGATTCAGCGACCCGGAGGACCTCGAGTCCGTCGACGTCCTCTTCGCAGCGACGCCCCACGGCGTCTCGATGGGCCAGATCGATGAATTCTTCGACGTCGCGGACACCGTCGTCGACCTCTCGGCGGACTTCCGCCTCGAGAGCGAGGACCAGTACGACGAGTGGTACGACGGGCATAGTTCACCAGAGTATCTCGAGCGCGCGGAGTACGCCCTGCCCGAGATCAACCGCGAGAACCTCGCGGGCGCCGACCTGATCGCCGGCGGCGGGTGTAACGCCACCGCCACGATTCTGGGGCTGTATCCCCTGTTCGAGCACGGCATCCTCGAGGGGGGAGAGCAGATCGTCGTTGACGTGAAAGTCGGCTCCTCGGAGGGCGGCGCCGGCGGCGGCGAGGCCTCCTCCCACCCCGAACGCTCGGGAGTCGTCCGCCCGTACGCGCCGACGGGCCACCGCCACGAGGCCGAAATCGAGCAGTTCCTCGGCACCTCGGTGGCGTTCACCTGCCACGCGGTCGACATGGTTCGCGGCGCGAGCGCGACGAGCCACGTCTTCCCCTCGGGGCCGGTCTCGAAGGGCGACCTCTGGAACGCCTACCGCGAAACCTACGAGGACGAACCGTTCGTCCGCATGGCCGCCGGCGGCTCGGGCGTCTACCGCTACCCCGAACCCAAGGCGGTCGCGGGGACGAACATCGCCGAGGTCGGCTTCGAACTCGACCCCTCGAACAAACGGATCGTGGTCTTCTCGGCCATCGACAACATGATGAAGGGCTCGGCCGGCCAGGCCGTCCACGCCGCGAACATCGCGCTAGGCTTCGAGGAGACGGCCGGACTCGAGTTTACGGGATTGCATCCCGTGGGGGCGCCCTGA
- a CDS encoding acetylglutamate/acetylaminoadipate kinase: MTVVVKIGGARAVDPVGALADVAHLVANGESAEPRSADNSSGQRPREDVIVVHGGSTAVDETLEELDEEPTYVETPGGVVGRFTDERTMDVFKMVMPGKLNTDLVEALQNEGVDAVGLSGVDGQLLSGKRKSAVRVQEDGKKKIKRGDHSGTIEDVNSDLLETLLAGGYVPVVGGPVLGAEKDGGYTAVNADADRTAAAVAGALEADLVLLTDVSGIYADPEDESTKIDEATTEAEYEAVEEAAEGFMTKKVMAATEALESGARSVVVADANANDPVSNALEGYGTTITPGALGLGLDGRGDGGDADGSGTDDDDVDDGETDETAALEVSD; encoded by the coding sequence ATGACGGTAGTCGTGAAAATCGGCGGTGCCCGTGCGGTCGACCCCGTGGGAGCACTGGCCGACGTGGCCCATCTCGTCGCCAACGGGGAGAGCGCGGAACCACGTTCCGCGGACAACTCGAGCGGGCAACGCCCGCGAGAAGACGTAATCGTCGTTCATGGCGGCTCTACCGCCGTCGACGAGACCCTCGAGGAACTGGACGAGGAGCCGACCTACGTCGAGACTCCCGGCGGCGTCGTCGGGCGCTTTACCGACGAGCGCACCATGGACGTGTTCAAGATGGTCATGCCCGGCAAGTTGAATACGGACCTCGTCGAGGCCCTGCAGAACGAGGGCGTCGACGCCGTCGGGCTCTCGGGTGTCGACGGCCAACTCCTCTCTGGGAAACGGAAGTCGGCCGTCCGCGTCCAGGAGGACGGCAAGAAGAAGATCAAGCGCGGCGACCACTCCGGGACCATCGAGGACGTCAATTCGGATCTCCTCGAAACCCTGCTCGCGGGCGGATACGTCCCCGTCGTCGGCGGGCCCGTGCTCGGCGCGGAGAAGGACGGCGGCTACACCGCGGTCAACGCCGACGCCGACCGCACCGCCGCGGCCGTCGCGGGTGCACTCGAGGCCGACCTCGTGCTCCTGACGGACGTCTCGGGCATCTACGCCGACCCCGAGGACGAATCGACGAAGATCGACGAAGCGACGACGGAAGCCGAGTACGAGGCCGTCGAGGAGGCCGCCGAAGGGTTCATGACGAAGAAGGTCATGGCCGCGACGGAGGCCCTCGAGAGCGGCGCGCGTTCGGTCGTCGTCGCGGACGCGAACGCGAACGACCCCGTCTCGAACGCCCTCGAGGGCTACGGGACGACTATCACGCCCGGTGCGCTGGGCCTGGGACTCGATGGCAGAGGAGACGGAGGCGACGCGGACGGAAGCGGTACGGACGATGATGACGTAGACGATGGCGAAACGGACGAGACGGCGGCGCTCGAGGTGAGCGACTGA